DNA from Halodesulfovibrio sp.:
TTCCATAATTCCTATTAAAAAAGAGCAGTTGCGCTCTGGGAAAGAATACACCTTTTTTAAGCAACTTGCAGAAGAACATGAAGGCAAAGGACTGCTTGATCTGCACGGAACCATGCGTTCCAGATTTCTTTCGTTGTGTTGGAAAGGAGCAGTGCGCCGCTATCCGAAGTTTTCGATACAGCGTAGATTATTTCTACAGACTGGTGGAAAACTCGGTGGAGAAAAATTACTGCAATATAACGTTCCACAACGGTACGCGCTGGCAGTGGAAGAAGTTGCTCCTACTCGGCTTGAATTACTTCCACAGCTATTCTTATCTCAGGAAGAGTTGCAAAAGGGGCAGTTGCTTTGCGAGCAAGCCGCAGGTGGCAAGCCTATTGTAGCCTTACATCCGTTTTCAACGCATCCTAACAAAGCATGGTTTAGCGAATCATGGAGAATGCTCGCTGCAAAGCTTGTTGATTCAGGAGCACACGTAATTGTCATTGGGGTCGGCAATTCACCGGTACCTGAAGGAAAGGGAGTGACAAACTTAACTGGAAGAACCAGCATCCGTGAGACTTGCGCTGTTCTGAAGTACGCCAAAGCGTTGGTTACTGGTGATTCTGGACCTATGCATCTTGCCAGTGGTGTGCAGACGCCTGTAGTCGCGCTATTTGGTCCTACCCACAGGGCTTGGGGATTCTTTCCGGAAGGGGTGTCCGACATCGTGGTTGAAGCTGATGAAGAATGCAGACCTTGTTCTCTTCATGGGAAAAAAGTTTGTGATAAAGATCAGGCGTGTATGCAATCAATAGAACCACAACGAGTCTTACAAAGTGTCCTTTCACTGCTTTCATAATGTTATTCTACTTTTGCAGGCATGATTTTTATTTATTTCAATAGGGGTTTAAAAAAAAGGATGAATCGATTAAGACTCATCTGGTTTTAATGAAAAATTGTTTTTTGTAGTAGCTGAAGATTCAGTTTAGCAAGAGTGCGTTTGTGAGAGTAGTGATAATAGGGGATGCTTCATGGCAGTCACAGGCAACACGATGAATTGTCTTTTGGTACTTGAACATGATGCTGAGGCTGTGTTGGGCAGCATCAGGCATCTGTTGGATGAAAAAAAATATAGTGTGCGACAAATTGGAGCATCTATAGAACAGTTGCTCGCTGTCTACAGGGGGGATCCACGTTCAGTTTTTGTGGCTAATGTGGATTGTGACAGTACAGTACACTTTCTTAATCAGATGGCACAAAGCGAGGCTTGTTCGCATTTGCCGATTATTTGTTGCTCTGCAACCTTCAAAAAGGCTGAGTTTTACCGAGAACAGCTTTTTCAGCCCTTTGCCTATCTTCCTCTTCCTTGTCCTGATGTGATGTTTGAATGCACACTGGAATCGGCATACAACTATAGTGCTGTGCAAGTCCGACATAGTTGTGCTGTGGAAAAATATACACTTATCGCGCAAAATATTTCAGAAAGTGTCGTCTTTTTGGATACATCATGGCGTATTGATTTTGCGAACGAGCATTTGAAACAGTTATTGGGTTGTAGTGCCCCTTTGCAAGGGGAGCATATACAAACTTTCCTTGATACAGAAACGGTTGCCCGACTTGAGTCTGTATGCAGCAAGCTGGGTGAAAATTCGAAACAAAGCTTTCAGGGCTATGTGATTACCTCCGAAGATGAAATGGTGCCTGTATGGTTTGCTGTAAGTGAGGTTGCCGGTTGTGAAAATCTGCTTTGTGTAATGACAAACCTTGAAGAAAACTTGCAAGCGGAAGCTGCGTTGCGAGAGGCTGAGGCGAAGTATCGTGCTTTGTATCAGAATGCAGCTGAAGGCATGTTCCGCATTGAAGAGACTGGAAGAATTATAGAGGCAAACGCAGCTTTTAATAAAATTTTTGGATTTGAAATTTCTGACTGGGCAACAGTACCTACAAGTTACAATCTTTCTGAGCGGTTTGTAACTTCGACTGATTTTATTAAACTGATGGAACAGGTGCAATCTGTTGGGCGTCAGTCAAAATTTAATGCTCAGTTGATGCGTTCGGATGGGACACCTATATGGGGAGAGATTTCTGCTCAGTGGAGTGTTGATCCTAAAAATCAAATTCCGTATGTGGAAGGTATCTTATCAGATGTAACTGAGCGGCGGCGTGTTGAATTGGACTTGCAGCATAGAGCAACTCGTGATTGCCTGACGGGTGTTTTTAGCAGACTTTCATTTACAGAAAAGTTGCATTCAATTTTTGCAAGTGCTTGCTACGAGAATACGCGGTTTGCTGTTTTGTATCTTGATTTGAATGATTTTAAAAACGTGAATGATACCTACGGACACCATTCCGGCGATATTGTTATTAAAGAGCTTGTTGGTCGGATAGCAACTCAGATTCGGGAACGTGATGTTTTCGGGCGTATTGGTGGTGACGAGTTTTGTATTGTGCTCGAAGATATACGCTCAACCAAGGATGTGGATGCAGTTGTGGATAAAGTCCGAAGCGTTGCTGATGCTCCCGTTCGAATAAACGAAGAGCATTCAGTCAGTGTTGGATTAAGTGTCGGTGCTGCTATTTTTCCAGAAGATGGCGATTCTCCGGAAGTCTTACTGCAACGGGCAGACAAGGCTATGTATCAGGAAAAGCGCAGCTAACCGGTGAGATCTTCGCCTCCTGCATCAGGAGCAGTTTTGAGCATCGCCCCAGCATTCTGTAATAATATCGGCATAGTCATGCATGATTTTATGAACGCTGTCAGGAACTAGGTACGAAATGTCACGATCCTGCATCCACCGTTCTCGAATAAGTGTGGCGGAAACGTCAATGCGTGGCTGTTGCAGGAAGTAGATGCTGTGATCTCCTACAGTATATCCAGCTGTAATGTTGTCTGCGGGAGCGAGTGCGGTATGTTCCGGCCAATATTGTGGGCAGAGTGTATTGAATTGTTTCTCGTCGGCATCAGAGCGTGCCAGTACGATGATGTTCGTATGCTCAATAAGCTCTAAGCCTCTATGCCAGTCTGCGAGCGTAGGTAAATCGATTGACCCCATAATAAAAAACAGCTCGCAATCCCCTTCTTTTTTTTTGTAGTCTTGAAGAGTGTCGTATGTGTACGAAGGACCGGAGCGTTCTGCTTCTAATTCATTCACACGAAAGTCAGGATAGCGGTTGATTGCAGCACGAATCATACGATTGCGTAGCTCAAAAGACAGCAGTCCATTTTCTTTTTTATGCGGCGGTGTGGCGCATGGTACAAAGTCGATGCGGTCAAGATTAAATGCTTCCTGAACTTCTACCGCAGGGCGAATATGCATAATGTGAGTGGGGTTAAATGTTCCCCCGAGAATAGCAATACGTTTCATAATTAGCTTATCTTGTTTAATGTTATGGGGATATGCTTATTAATGTATGTGAGACTATACCATGTGATACTGTGCACTGCCAAAGGAAAAAAGGACAAATTCCTATTAGTTACGAAATGGTTAGCTGCTGTCGTAGATAGTGGTATACTGTACGATTAGATGGTCATTAATGGCTTTGGTAATAAAAAAAGGATGAAGCAACATGCTTCATCCTTTTTTTATTACGTATCGATTGGAGTTTATTGGCGAACTTGACCTTGACCAAAAATGACGAATTTAGTCGTAGTGAGTTCTGTTACGCCCATTGGGCCGTATGAATGCAGTTTAGATGTGCTGATGCCGATCTCTGCTCCGAGTCCAAGCTGTCCACCATCATTGAAGCGGGTAGAGGCGTTTACGGAAACACATGACGCATCAACTTCGCGCATGAACTTCATCGCGCGCGTGTAGTCTTGTGTGCAAATAATTTCTGTATGGTTGGAACCATGGTCGGCAATGTAGTCTTGTGCCTCTTGCATGGAATCGACAATTTTTACTAGAAGAATAAGGTCGTGGTATTCTGTTCCTGGATCAGCTTCAGTCATAGCGACTGCATGCTTGCCGAGCAATGGGAAAGAGGTAGGGCAAGCACGGAATTCTACAGAGCGCTGTTCACCCAACTCTTCAGCTACCATAGGCAAAAATTCTTCGGCAATGTCTTTGTGAACAAGCAAGCCTTCCAAAGCGTTACAAACACCCGGACGCTGAGTTTTACCATTGATAATGATATCAAGTGCTTCAGTCAGGTTCGCACTTTTATCAATAAATGCATGACAAACCCCTTTGTAGTGTTTCAATACCGGCATTGTCGCCAGTTCTACAACAGTACGGATAAGGGTTTCGCCTCCGCGAGGAATTATGACGTCAATGTGTTCGTCAAGCTTGCACATTGCTTTGATCGCTTCACGATCTGTAGTCGGAATAACCTGCACACATTCTTTTGGCAGTCCGGCATATTCAAGAGCTTCATGAAGAAGCTTTGCAAGGGCAATGTTGGAATTGATTGCCTCGGAGCCACCACGGAGGATGATTGCATTGCCTGCTTTCAAGCAAAGAATACCGGAGTCAATGGTAACATTCGGACGGGATTCGTAGATCATAGCAATTACGCCGAGTGGAATCCGCATTTTACCTACCAGCATACCATTAGGACGCTGCCACTGCGTTTCAATTGCACCAACGGGGTCATCCATGTCGGCAATAAATTCACAAGCGCTAGCCATTTCGGCAATAATTGCCGGAGTAAGACGCAAGCGATTGAGTCGAGGGGCATCAAGACCCTTTTCTTCTGCTTTGGCAATATCAATTTCGTTTGCAGCAGTAATCTGGTCTTGCTTTTCAGTAATAAGCTCAGCAAGGCGTTTTAGTGCTTTTGACTTCATTTCCGGACTGGCAGCAGTAAGTTTGCGCGCAGCAACGGATGCTTTTTGTCCCATCTCTTCTAACAGTTGATAAGTATCCATATGTCCTCCGGCTAGGTATCGGAAAAAGCCTGTAACAGTGGGGCTTACCGAATGATATGTGATTTGCGCAGGTCAGCACGCAAGGAATTTTCAACGATGTTCTCTAGCAGTTGTTTCGGTACATTGAATCAATTGCTTTTACCGTAATTTTTAGAAATACCTTTTTGAAGTGTAAACTGCAAGAGACTCACAGGTAAGTACAGGCAAAATAGGCAATGCATTATATTTAAATAATGGTGCATAAAATATGAGACAAAGTACGATGTGACGGTATAACATACAATATATTTTGACAATTTCGTCACATGGTTTTACAAAAAATTGTTTTCAAATGGATACTGAGAACACGTTTAGGAGCGAACATGGTCGATCACAAAGAACACGAATCCTCATTGCTTGTAGACTCGTTGCAAAAAAACATTTCGCAGGAAGCAGCACCGTTACTCAATTTTGTTCTGAAGCATGTTAAAGCTATTGCCTTTGGGCTGGTTCTCCTTACGGGAACGATAGCAGGTTTTGGTATCTATAATTATGTGCATGAAGGAAACATCGCAAAGGCACAGGAAACATTAACAGAGCTTACATCAGCGCCATTGAATGAAGCGCAGCTTGCAAAGTTAAAAAAATTCGCGGAAACATCCCCTGTACAGGTTCGTCCTGCTGCGTTGCTTGCCTTGGCAAAAGCATCCTTACGAGCAGAAAATTATGCTTC
Protein-coding regions in this window:
- a CDS encoding diguanylate cyclase is translated as MAVTGNTMNCLLVLEHDAEAVLGSIRHLLDEKKYSVRQIGASIEQLLAVYRGDPRSVFVANVDCDSTVHFLNQMAQSEACSHLPIICCSATFKKAEFYREQLFQPFAYLPLPCPDVMFECTLESAYNYSAVQVRHSCAVEKYTLIAQNISESVVFLDTSWRIDFANEHLKQLLGCSAPLQGEHIQTFLDTETVARLESVCSKLGENSKQSFQGYVITSEDEMVPVWFAVSEVAGCENLLCVMTNLEENLQAEAALREAEAKYRALYQNAAEGMFRIEETGRIIEANAAFNKIFGFEISDWATVPTSYNLSERFVTSTDFIKLMEQVQSVGRQSKFNAQLMRSDGTPIWGEISAQWSVDPKNQIPYVEGILSDVTERRRVELDLQHRATRDCLTGVFSRLSFTEKLHSIFASACYENTRFAVLYLDLNDFKNVNDTYGHHSGDIVIKELVGRIATQIRERDVFGRIGGDEFCIVLEDIRSTKDVDAVVDKVRSVADAPVRINEEHSVSVGLSVGAAIFPEDGDSPEVLLQRADKAMYQEKRS
- a CDS encoding tetratricopeptide repeat protein — translated: MVDHKEHESSLLVDSLQKNISQEAAPLLNFVLKHVKAIAFGLVLLTGTIAGFGIYNYVHEGNIAKAQETLTELTSAPLNEAQLAKLKKFAETSPVQVRPAALLALAKASLRAENYASAVDAWGTLQALNIESMRDIAGLGKADAYARMGDYKKAQEVLTQMLSSASEAYRLPAKHQLAMMAEKSGDVKTSITLYKELESVVPPANKAFYSHKIAMLNLKLKN
- a CDS encoding glutamate-5-semialdehyde dehydrogenase, translating into MDTYQLLEEMGQKASVAARKLTAASPEMKSKALKRLAELITEKQDQITAANEIDIAKAEEKGLDAPRLNRLRLTPAIIAEMASACEFIADMDDPVGAIETQWQRPNGMLVGKMRIPLGVIAMIYESRPNVTIDSGILCLKAGNAIILRGGSEAINSNIALAKLLHEALEYAGLPKECVQVIPTTDREAIKAMCKLDEHIDVIIPRGGETLIRTVVELATMPVLKHYKGVCHAFIDKSANLTEALDIIINGKTQRPGVCNALEGLLVHKDIAEEFLPMVAEELGEQRSVEFRACPTSFPLLGKHAVAMTEADPGTEYHDLILLVKIVDSMQEAQDYIADHGSNHTEIICTQDYTRAMKFMREVDASCVSVNASTRFNDGGQLGLGAEIGISTSKLHSYGPMGVTELTTTKFVIFGQGQVRQ
- the nadD gene encoding nicotinate-nucleotide adenylyltransferase, whose product is MKRIAILGGTFNPTHIMHIRPAVEVQEAFNLDRIDFVPCATPPHKKENGLLSFELRNRMIRAAINRYPDFRVNELEAERSGPSYTYDTLQDYKKKEGDCELFFIMGSIDLPTLADWHRGLELIEHTNIIVLARSDADEKQFNTLCPQYWPEHTALAPADNITAGYTVGDHSIYFLQQPRIDVSATLIRERWMQDRDISYLVPDSVHKIMHDYADIITECWGDAQNCS
- a CDS encoding glycosyltransferase family 9 protein, which gives rise to MNVPNNWVVMRLSALGDVVLTTGVLTYLHNKYGWRFTFLTLEPWAAVLKGHPAIDSIIPIKKEQLRSGKEYTFFKQLAEEHEGKGLLDLHGTMRSRFLSLCWKGAVRRYPKFSIQRRLFLQTGGKLGGEKLLQYNVPQRYALAVEEVAPTRLELLPQLFLSQEELQKGQLLCEQAAGGKPIVALHPFSTHPNKAWFSESWRMLAAKLVDSGAHVIVIGVGNSPVPEGKGVTNLTGRTSIRETCAVLKYAKALVTGDSGPMHLASGVQTPVVALFGPTHRAWGFFPEGVSDIVVEADEECRPCSLHGKKVCDKDQACMQSIEPQRVLQSVLSLLS